CTTTCCAGCAGGAGGCGAATCGCTTCACCAAGGTTATTCAGACATTCCTGCTTGGTTTCTCCCTGACCATTAGCCCCTGAAACTTCCAGGCAAGTCGCCCAGAAGCCGCCCTCTTCAGGTTCTCCGCGATGAACTATAGCAGTAAACTGCTTCATGCGTCTTAATATACTCATGCGGTCGCACAAGGAAAGTAAAATAAGCGGGCATTTCCACATCAGGGGTGTGTGACCGGAGAATAACCCAAAATTAAACCGCCTGTAGAAACAGGTAT
The sequence above is a segment of the Verrucomicrobiota bacterium genome. Coding sequences within it:
- a CDS encoding type II toxin-antitoxin system HicB family antitoxin, which translates into the protein TCFYRRFNFGLFSGHTPLMWKCPLILLSLCDRMSILRRMKQFTAIVHRGEPEEGGFWATCLEVSGANGQGETKQECLNNLGEAIRLLLESEREEVFRLDPKAETTELLLA